The following coding sequences are from one Equus caballus isolate H_3958 breed thoroughbred chromosome 27, TB-T2T, whole genome shotgun sequence window:
- the LOC138921103 gene encoding olfactory receptor 2T29-like, with protein MDNTTWVTNNTKWSDFILVGLFSQSKHPVLLCVVIFVVFLMTLFGNTILILLVYSQAHLHTPTYFFISQLSLMDMMHISVTVPKMLMDKVMRVNKISAPECGMQMFLYLSLVGSECFRLAAMAYDRYVAICHPLHYPILMNHKVCLLLVSGCWFLGSVDAFMLTPVTMTFPFCRSQEINHFFCEVPALMKLSCSDTSLYEMLMYLCCVLMLLIPVIVVSSSYTLILLTIHRMNSAEGWKKALNTCSSHMMVITLYYGASIYTYMFPSSYHTPEKDMLVSVFYTIITPVLNPLIYSIRNKDVTGALKKMLSVGSVFQETIK; from the coding sequence ATGGACAACACCACGTGGGTGACCAACAACAccaaatggtcagatttcattCTCGTGGGATTATTCAGCCAATCCAAGCACCCAGTTCTTCTTTGTgtggtcatttttgtggttttcctgatgaccttgtttggaaacacCATCCTGATCCTGCTGGTATACTCTCAAGCCCACCTCCACACCCCTACGTACTTTTTCATCAGTCAGCTGTCTCTCATGGACATGATGCACATTTCTGTCACTGTGCCCAAGATGCTGATGGACAAGGTCATGCGTGTGAATAAGATCTCAGCCCCTGAATGTGGGATGCAAATGTTTCTCTATCTGTCTCTAGTAGGTTCAGAATGTTTCCGTCtagctgccatggcctatgaccgttATGTGGCCATCTGCCATCCACTGCATTATCCTATTCTCATGAACCACAAGGTGTGTCTCCTCTTGGTGTCTGGCTGCTGGTTCCTAGGATCAGTGGATGCCTTCATGCTCACACCTGTCACCATGACCTTTCCCTTCTGCAGATCCCAGGAgatcaatcatttcttctgtgaggtccCTGCTTTAAtgaagctctcctgctcagacaCCTCTCTCTATGAGATGCTCATGTACCTGTGCTGTGTACTCATGCTCCTCATCCCTGTGATAGTCGTTTCAAGCTCATACACTCTTATCCTCCTCACCATCCACAGGATGAACTCAGCAGAGGGGTGGAAGAAGGCCTTAAACACTTGTTCTTCCCATATGATGGTGATCACCCTCTATTATGGGGCTTCCATCTACACCTACATGTTCCCCAGCTCCTACCACACACCTGAGAAGGATATGCTTGTATCTGTATTTTACACCATAATCACTCCCGTTCTAAACCCTTTAATCTATAGTATTAGGAATAAGGATGTCACAGGAGCTCTAAAGAAAATGTTGAGTGTGGGATCTGTCTTTCAAGAAACTATCAAGTAG